From the genome of Mucilaginibacter paludis DSM 18603:
GCTTTGCCCCAGCGCTAACGGGCATTTTATCGTTTTACTTAATAATATGCGCAATTCGTCCATCTTAGGTTAACTGTAGTTTTTAAGAAGATAACAGATGTTAAGCTGCCGCATACGTCTTAGCTTGTGGGTTTAAAGCTTACAAATACGTCACGCCGCGTACACCATAGCGTGTTGGTTACTTAGTTGATTACCACGCTTGCGGTAGCGGGGAGCAGCATATCAGCGACTGGGTCAGACATTTCGAGGAAAACTGCCAAAGCTCAAAACCTCAACACGAGAACAGCACACTTCTACCCCAATATTAAGCACGGACTTCCTGAAAGAGCTAAGAACCATCAATTCTGGTGAAACGATTTATCCAAATCTGCTTTTGGCTTAGCCGAATCCGGCAATCTGCACTACTTCATCAGGAAAAGTATCTTAGTTGTTTTTCGTAATGACCCTGATACCTTCCTTTTCAATCTTATAATTCGAAATGTATTTAACTGATTTAAGCTGGGTGACAATGGCGACGTTTTCATCGGACTCAACAAGCAAAGGACGCTTTCTTTTAATGGCGATACCGGAATAGGGCGGCCCTAATACAGACAAAAAAGCAGTGATCTGGCTATGACTGAATTTATTTAAACTAGTTTGGAACAACTTCACTTTTCGGTGCGGCGGGGCGCCGTACCGAAGCACGTTCTCCAGAAGATCATCCTCCACGGCCAGCGTGGTATTTTTGATCAGTAATAGCATAAGCTGATCGGCAAGTTCCTTTTCTTCCTCGACAAGATCGGCACCAACGAGCGGAACGATCTTCAGCTTTTGTTTTTCTGATACCTCTTCCGCGTTGAGTATCTTTACAAAGTCCTCGGCGGTTACCGGATAATCTTCGGGCAGCTTGAGGAACTCCTCGATATTTTTGATGAGGAAATCCGCCCGGCTCCCGGGGAACTGATCATTGACGATGTTGAAATATTCTTTGGTGAGCCTGATGGTTTTGAGCAGGATCAGCACCGCTACTTTTTGCGCGCTCAACGTTGTAATTTTCAAGGAAGCGGGGTAATAATAAGGGATACTTCGGACCAGATAAGGGTAAGCCTGCTCCGAAATTTCGGTTGATAGGACGAGTAAACGCGATATTTTGTAAAGCAAATCTTTCGGTTTACCGGACACGGTGTCTATTCTTTTCGAAGACAACTCAGTGTAATTTTTTTCGGCGTTCAGAAACCCGGTCAAGACGCGGTCTAGGTCGCCGGTAGTTTCAAAATACTCCAGCATATTCTGCCATGTAGCCCTAACTTTCGACGCCGCAATCAGCTCCGGCCAGAATTCCGGCTCCACCACCACGATATCATCAAAGATATGTTCCTGCTGCTGTAGCAACAGAATTTTACTTTCCAAGCTTAACTCATCTTTTTCCGTTAATTCGACGATCCAGTGCTCGGCCTCGTTAATATTGAGAGGGGATCCAAGGATGATCGTATCAACATATCGCTGTATATCTGAATCTACATAAGCGATGAGATTTTCACAACCGGAATGTTGTATGGCGGTATAATTACTGCTGGTTTGGTCAAACTCCGTTTCGGTACCCTTTCGTGCCAGGATCAGGGTGATCATATTCCTGTTCAGCTCATAGTAATCATTCTGATAGACGAAGGTAAAAAGCTCATCGGTAGCTTCTGGTATCGTCAGCCGCTTGAATTTGATCTGCAGTTCGCTGATGATGGAACGCATTTTGGGCAGGCTTCCTTCGCCGGTCAGCAGATCAAGGAAGTCCGCCTTTTCGGTTATGTACGAAGATAACAGCGCATTATGATCGAGATTCACATAATCTTCGCTATCAGCATATTGAATAATCAGTTTCAGATAGGCGTTTTTTTTATCCTGATAATGGTTATAAATGTAGGTCCAGATATTCGGCCAGGCGCGGCAGATGAGATTGAAGAAACGAGGCAACTCTCTGCCGTTTTCGATGTAACCGTCGATAAAAGCTACTGATTTCGGATGCTCGCTGGCCAGCATCAGGAAATAAAGATCGAACCGGGCTTTATATAAGCTTTCGTTGCGGAGCAGAAAATCCAGTAAATTATAGTTCAGTATACTTTCCCGTTTGAATTCTTCCGTTCGTAGCCTCGACATTATCGCGGGCAGCTTGTCCAGCGGAGAAGTGAAGGGCAGGCTTTCCCTGTTCTTGACGGACATCAGGAATTCCATATCTTTCACTAGGAGGCTACCTTCATAGAAATATGAGATCAGGGAAGGATACATCTCATCGATATATCCTTCCCTAATAAGATAAACCAGCAGCTTCCTTTGCCTGAATTCGGGTTCGAAATGATCTACTGATGTCGGATAAGCTTCCAGTAATTCACGAAGCGGCATCGATTGGACCGCTTCCATCTCACCATGTAACCGCTCGATCTCTTTGACGATCTCTCCGGAACCATGCTGTAACATGGTTTCGACCAGATCCAGTCGCTGCGCATAGGTATATTCACTGTTCACCGTTTTTTCTATCGTTTGGAAAGCTATACCAGTATTCGTACTCTGGATCTGATTGCTGTGTTGGTTCGTATAGTAGTAATTAATATCCGCCACCTTCGTTAATTGCGCAAACTGCTTGGGGTCTGACCGGAGGTCCTGAAACGAAATGTTGTCGTTTTTTATTTTCAGGCTGGTTGCGTTCGGGACTCTGAGCATAATTTCGAAAAGATAAGAGGCTCTCAGCTCGTTCGTATTCTTCTGAGAGATCAATTTCAGGTCGCAGATCTTCTGATCCAGAACATCGATCTTTTCCAAATGGCCCTTTGTGATCTGACCGACAACGTCCGCCTGCTTCACAAATGCCCTGTAGATCAATCCTTCGCCCCGATGAAGACTGGCAAAATCATCCGGGTATATGTTCTTATAAATAATTATCCCGAGTAGCTTTTCGTGTTTGACATTGATCCCTTCGAGATTGTCTTTATAAATTATGAATTCGTTGAAGATGTTCTTCAGGGCACGCATATCATCCACGTAGAGCGTGATATCGCTCAGGAACGTTTCAGAGATCTGAAGTGACAGGCCCGGGTTCCTGATCTTCCTCAACATAATCTCGAATGAATTGGACGAATTGATCACTGGGATGACCGGTATAATAAAATCGAAGAATTTCGTCCTAGTCTTATCCCTGAACATATCATCCTTGATCGCGTAAATGAAGATGATCCGCCTGTTAATCTGTCGGGAATTATTGACCAGAATGTTCAGTTCACGCAGTTTGGTGAATATCTCCGGATCGTTGAATCGGTCCAAATCTTCGATCACGACCACGTTATACCTGGTCACTTCGAAAAAATAAAGGATCTCATCGAGATGTTTATTCAGTATGGAAGTTTCACTCTTCGGGTTGATCTCAATGGATCCGCTGGCTATGTTCAGCTTATTGAATTTAGAGGTATTAAACAACCGGAAAATATAGATCAGGAATTCAATGGTGCCGGATATTAGGGAAAGCACAGCTGCCAACAGGATCAAATTCGTATTATTTTTATAGAGTGCCTGCCACCCGGAAAAACGATCGAAGAATTTCGGAAAAAAAACGATCGATATGGAAAGGGTGAAGATAATCACGATAAAAACCAAGTAGGTGAGCTTCAATCTGCTCAGGCTTCGGATCCTGTTGAACCTGGAGTCCGGGATTTCCGTTTCCTTGACGCGGTAGAACATTTGCTGCAGGATACTTAACTCGATGAGCCGCTGTTCTTCGGCCCTTTTTTCTTTGGTCCTAGACACCTCATTTGATTCGACTTTAGTTTCCATAACCTTCCCGAGTTCTGCGGGAACAGCGTTCTTTTCTTCAGCTCCGGGTAAAGCTGTACGAATATCATCTTCCTGGAACGCGGCCAGGGAAATATTTAGATAATGGTACCCGGGGTTCTTCTTTTCAAAAGTCTTGACGATACTGCTTTTACCAGAGCCATACGGGCCGCTTAGCGCGATATTTTTTATTTTCGGGTTTGTCAGGGCCCATTGCAGCGCGTCTAAGTACACCGATTGCTCATCCGCATTGTCAATCGGTGTAAGGTCATCGAAACATCTTGGGTTATCCGGATTTTCTTTGGATAACCGAAGTTCAAGCCGGACGATCTTTTTTTGTAATCCTTTAATAAAAACCCTGATCCGGCTATTCAGAAAATCACGCATTAGATAAGTTATAGGTTAATTTCACCAAGATAACTAATCGAAATCCTTATTCAAAACTTCTTTATTTAAGTAACGGCGAAGATCACAAAGTTTGATTCAATCAGTGAGATCTGGCTTTACTTTAAGCAACAGAAACGTAGTTATAGTTATACACGACCCGTCTATTTTCTGTCTGCTGCCCACCGCTACCGCAAGGTCCTCGCTTGTGGATTTAACGCTTGAAAATCCACAAGCCCCCGCTACCGCGTCCTCACTTGTGGATCTAACACTTGCAATCCATTCACGCCGCGTACCTCATAAACCATACTGGTTACTTAGCATGATGACCACAAGACGAGGGCGCTTGCGTAGCGACACGGGATAAAGGGAGCCGATTAGAACACCTATCTGCTATTTTGGCCGTTATCAGCGATGTTTTAAATAAGCAATAATCAATCTGTTTTAACCTATTTTTTATTAACCAGACTTTTAATTAAACCTATTACTTCATCGTTTTTTCCTTCTTCAGCGGCGCTAAGGACAGAGTTGCCCTGTTCATCTTTGGCCTTGACATCAGCACCACTTTTTATTAAATAGATTACGATGTCCTTATTGCCCTTGTTTGCAGCGTACATTAAAGCTGTTGTTTTAAACGCATCCCGCCAATCAACTTCGGCGCCACGGCCAACTAACAATTTCACATCGCTCAAATCATTATTTTGAACAGCCAAAATTAGCATACTGATTTCCAAAAAGCCACCTGTTTTCTTTTTGAAATTAGCATCGGCTTTTTTAATCAAAAGATTTTGGACACTTAGTGAATCTTTGTTAGAAACAGCTTTATATAACTGTTCATTCAAATCTTGGCAAAAGCTCGTTGTGGTTACCAGTACCAGAACTATAATACTAAAAACAATCTTCATTGTGATTTAATCAAGATTTTAAATTGCAAGATAGTAACTTTTTACATTTCTTTATTCTACTCAGTACGATCACATTTATGAGATTAGAACACTCAAAATGGTTGTTGATTATTACCTAAAACAACAAAGCCCGACAATTGCCAGGCTTTATTTTCTCCGCGGTGAGGGAGGGAACTGCTTGCCTCTTAAACCGACTTGATATTCAATATGTTATCTGGGTTTTAATTTTTGCTCACCACTTTTAAAATACAGATTACATTGCAAATCTTATACAACAAATTATAGATTGTATGATTACCCCATTTGATAAGGCGATTTATCTTATTGGGGTTCACCCGCGCTAGGCCAGCAGTTGCGAAAAAACAGTCGCCCTGCTTGTATACCTTTACTTTTTATCCCGGCGGTGGGCTATCTTCGCGGCAAAGGTGAATAAGGAATAGCAATCCATCAATTCTACATTTAAATTCATCTTTTGCAAATACGAATAATATTTTACCTATTCTTTATTCATTTTACCTGGTAGTTTCGTCAGATTTTCTGTAAGCCCATCCGAATATGAGCGGGAAAACCCAAAGACTGAATACCATCGCACAAAGGATACCTCCAATTACAACCCTTGCCAGGGGTCTTGAACTTTCAGATCCAATACCGTGCGAAATTGCAGCAGGTAATAAGCCTATTGCTGCCATAAGCGCCGTCATCATAACGGGCCTTATTCTCGAATTTACGCCCAACTTAATAGCTGTGTATAATGATTGTGGCTGACCTTTCATTATTTCCAGGTTTTGTTTAAAAACGGTGATCAGCAATACCCCATCCTGAATACAAATACCAAACAAGGCAACAAAGCCGATACCCGCGGAAATACTGAAATTGGTTCCGGTGACCATCAGGGCAATGATACCACCAACAATAGCAAATGGTACATTCAGGAATACCAATGAGGCGTCTTTAAAGTTACGGAACATGACAAAAAGCAGCAGGAAAATAAGTGCCAAACTTATCGGCACCACTAGCGAAAGGCGTTTTTCTGCGCGTTGCTGGTTCTCGAAATCGCCTCGCCACACCATGCGGTATCCCCGTTTCAATTTGACTTTCGCGTTTACTTTTTGCTGAGCTTCGGCAATGGTGCTGCCCATATCCCGGTCACGCACTGCAAATTTAAGGGTGGCGTACCGTTCGTTCCCTTCTCTGAGCAAATAACAAAGGCTTGTTTTTTTTGTTATTGTTGCTATTTCCTTTATTGGCACTCTTGTCCCGCTTGCTGTGGGCACAAGCAGGTTGCCTATATCTTCAGGTGTTTTCCGATATCCTTCAGGGAAACGGACCCTGATGTCGAATGTCCTTACACCTTCGTATAAAGTGGAAGCCGTTTGGCCGCCTATAGCCATAGCAATTATGGTGTTTGCATCGGCAGTAGCTACGCCATACTGCGCCATCTTTCGTTGGTCAAGGGTAATATCCACTTCGGGTTGGCCGGTGTTTTTTATGATGCCCAAATCGTCCATACCCCTCACGCCTTTTAATATCTTATAAATCTCCCCTATTTTAGGTTCCGAGTAACTTAATGAGTCGCCGTATATTTTTACGCAAATAGAACCCTTAACACCCGAAATCGCTTCATCCACATTATCCTCAATAGGTTGTGAGAAGTTAAGGTCAAGATTTGGAAATTTCGCGATTATCTGTTTGATGAGTTCGTCCTTCGTGATCTTTGGTTTCCAATCATCCTCGGGGTAGAGCTTTATATTAAACTCTTCAATGTAGAAACCCTGAACATCTGTTCCGTCATCGGGCCTTCCAACTTGTGATATCGCAGCTTGTATTTGCGGAAAAGTCAGCAATTTTTCACGTATTTGTTTTGCCAGTTCTACTGATCTGTCGAGTGATATACTATAGGGCAGCTCCACCCTTAACCATATCGAGCCCTCATCCAGTTTGGGCAAAAACTCACTGCCCAAAAACCTAAAGCTATATAAGCCGATGGCCATTGCGACTAAGGATAACGTAACCACCGTTTTTTTGTATTTGAAGGCTTTTGTGAAACCCGATAGCATGATGGCCGTTAAATGATGTACAAATGGGTTGCGTTTTTCGTGTACGTTTTTATTAAGCAGCAGGCTAATAAGCACCGGCACCAGGGTAAGCGTGGTAATTAAAGCGCCAAGTAATGCAAAGCCAAGAGTGTACGCCAGGGGCGAAAACATTTTTCCTTCTACCCGCTGAAAGGCAAACACTGGCAACAATCCGGTAATGATGATCACTTTGGCAAAAAAGATAGTTTTACCAAATTGGGTGCCATTATCTGTGATCAAGTCCGTTTTAACCATTTTGTTAAAACGGTCCACCCCAATCTCACGGGCTTTATGATCAAGCACAACAAACATACCCTCCACCATCACCACGGCCCCATCTATGATAATCCCGAAATCGACAGCGCCAAGCGAAAGCAAATTGGCTGACATGCCCATTAGATGCAGGCAAATGAAAGCAAAAAGCAGCGACATTGGGATAATGATAGCAACGATGAGCGTTGTTCGCCAGTTGAACATGAACAACGAAACCAGTAGCGTTACCAGCAAAATACCTTCTATCAGGTTATGCAATACGGTATGGGTAGCATAGTCTATCAGATTGGTCCTGTCGTAAAAAGGCACCATTTTGGTATCGGCAGGCAATACATTATTGTTTATATTGTCGATTTCCTCTTTAACGGCGTTGGTTACCTCGGTCGGATTTGCATCTTTACGGATCACGATGATGCCCTGTACAACGTCTTCCTCGTCCGCTGTTTCTCTTTTGCCATCTTTGCGGATTATCGCGTTATCGCGCGCTATCCAGCCAAGCCTGGGCACATTTGACAGGGCTACTGTAGCCACATCGCTCACCAGCAACGGAACGCCGTTATTATTACTGACAATAACATTTTCTATATCGTGGATATCCTGCAATAAACCGATCCCCCGTACCGCAAAGGCCTGGTTATTTTGATTGATAACGTCGCCGCCAACATTAACATTGGTTTTTTGTAAAGCTGTAAATACATCTAATGGGGTTATTCCTAAGCTGGCGAGTTTTCCCGGATCGACTTTTACCTCATACATCTTTGTTTTTCCGCCAAAAGAGTTGACATCAGCAACACCCGGAACGGCCCTTAACCGCCTGTCTATTACCCAGTCCTGCATAGTTTTTAGTTCAGTCGGGTCTCTTACAGAACTTTTAAGGGTATATCTAAATACTTCCCCGGTGGGACCTGTGGGTGGTTGTACCGAAGGGCTTACTCCACTTGGCAAATCGGCATTGCCTAATAAATTCATAATCTGTTGCCGCCCTTCAGGATCCGCTACGCCGTCTTCAAACTCTACCTTTATCAAACTCAATCCAAAAACTGTGATCGAGCGCAGGCTCACTTTTTTCTGTACCGGGTTAAGGGCGATCTCCAAAGGGATAGTAACCAGCTTTTCCACCTGTTCGGCGCTTTGGCCCGGCCATTGGCTGATCACCACGATCTGGGTACTGGTAACATCAGGGTAAGCCTGTATAGGCATTTGCCTAAAAGTTATTACCCCGGCTACAATTAATACCCCGGAAAGAAATAAAACGAGGTATTTGTTTTTTAGGGAGAAGCCAATAAGGCCTCTTAGAAAGTTGTTCATAATCTATGGATTATTTAATAATAGGCTGTTTAACTATTTAAAGAGTGGTAGTAGTAAATGAGCAGCGCATCCGCGCCTATTACCCGGTCACCAGGCGCTAACCCGCTTTTAATATAAGCTGTTGTCCCGTTGTTGGTTATAACCTCAACCGGCCTGATCGCTATATTATTTCTACCTTTTATAATAATTACGTAATATTGGCTATTATCAAAAATCAGAGCACCGCTGGATACAGATGTGGCCTTTTTATTCACAGTGTTACTAATTGAGACGGTTGCAAACATTTGCGGTTTTAACGCATAGCCCGGATTATCAAGCACCCCCCTCATTTTCATTACCTTGGTTGTGGGATCAAGCACATTCATCAGCTTACCTACTTTGCCTTTAAAAATCTTGTTGGGGTATGTGTTGGTGGTTACGTCAACCGGATCTCCTTCATGCACGCTGTTAATATTGCTCTCGTAAACATTAGCTTGTACCCATACGTCTTTCAAATCAGAAATAGTGAACATATTGCCCCCGTTATCCGTGCGTACAGTCATATCGTTGGTTACATTTTTTTGCACGATAAAACCATTAACGGGCGATTTAATCTCAAAATCGCCGTTTCTATTATTACCGTTTATGGCCAATATTTTTTCTGCCGCTACTTTGGCCCCGACCGCCTGTTCATAATTCACTTCTGCGGTGGTGATATCAACCTGCGAAGCCAGGCCGCTTTTAAACAAGTCTTTTTGCTGGTCCAGCAGTTTGGCATTCAGCCGAACATTTGATTGGGCTGTAATTAGCGCTACATTGTAATTAGCTACCTCCGGACTTTTAATGGTACCTAATACCTGGCCTGCGTGAACGTAATCGCCTGGCATTACACGGATATCCTGTATATTGCCGCTCACCATCGGGAATATATTGGCAACCTTATCGGTATTATAATCTACAATGCCGTTAAACTTAACTGCATAGCTGATGTTGGTTGTTTTTACTGTATCTATTGCCAGCTTCGGAAGTAATGAATCAGGTATGACAAATGGCTTACGTTCTTCGCTGGTCTGCACATCTGACTTGCAGGAAAACAGATTAAAAAGGATAAGACATGCAGTTAGCGTGCCTATGCTGTTTTTTATGATCTTATTCATGTGAATATCGGTAAATTATAAGGTGATTATTGATTAAAAAAGGGCGTTCCGGTAACAAAATTGAGCTGCTCAAGTGCATTGACGCGGCTGAGTTGGATGTTGTTTAACTGTACCGCGTTTGTTTTATACGAGTCGTACAAATACAGGAACTCTATCAGCCCGATGTTTCGTACTTCGTAATTTTTAACTACCTCCTGTATCAGGTGGGTAAAATCTCCCCTAAATTTGGGGTCGAAACTATTACTGAGTTTTTCATAACGCGAAACGGTTAGATAATTAACGGCTATATCATTTTCCACCTGGTTTTGCTGGGCTTGCAATTGCACTTTGCCTTGGTCTATGGTTATTCGCGCCTGTTTAATACCGCCCTGGTTGCGGTCAAACAACGGCAAATTGAACTCGATACCGAGATTGGTGAAATACGGCACGGTTCCGCCGTTCCTATCGAACCCCAGGGACAGGTTAAAATCAGGGACGGCAAGGGCCTGTTGATATTTTAAATTCATATCGTTGTATGTTACGGCCGATTTAGCCAATCTCAGATCGTAGCGGTTGTTATAGGCCGAATCAAGCAATTTCTGATACGGCACGGTGGTCAAAATATCCTTACCATCCAGGTCATAGTTATATTCCGCTTCAATGTAAGTTCCGGGCTTTGCCTTGATCAGTAATTGGAGCTGGCTTATGGAGGCATCTATCCCCGCTGCCAGGCCGGCCAGTTCGGCCTGCAATGAATATAATTGTGATTGGATGCCCAAAACATCCTTTTCAGAAACGTTGCCTTTTGCATTTTGCTCCTTGTACGCCTTCAATATTTTTTGGAGGGTATTGATCTCGGTAGCATATACTTTGGCGGATTCCTGCTGAAAATAGATTGTAAAAAAATCGCTGCGCAAAGAAGCCTTCAGTGTCCTCAACAGATCAAAAAACTGATACCTCGCCTGTTCAACGCCGATCTTAGCCAACTGTATATTTTTATTCCGTTTCCCCGCAGTTCTAAACAATTGAGAGATACCGCCGGTATATTCAGCCTGGCTGTTTCCTAAACTATCCTTACCGAAATCAAGAAACTTATGGGTCTGGGTATTATACAAGGCTGTAGCAACGCTGAAATCGGGGTTGGGGAACAGTTTAGCCGTTATCACCTGGGTTTCGGCTATACCTATGTTATAATGCTGGGTTATCAATTGAAGATTGTTCTTCAAAAACAGGTCTTCTGCCTGTTTAACGGTTAGTTTAACGGTATCGCCCGCCGGGCTTTGGCCAAAAAGCCTGCAGCTTAAAAATAACAAACCGATAAATAATAAATTAATGAAAGGGCGTTTGAGTAACATAATCATAAAATATATTGAACCTGAGTCGTTTAGAGTTAGATAGGGGTTTTATTGCCGGTTAGGCTGTATTTTAGGAGAACTTGATGTAAACTTTTGTCATGCGTTATGGGCTTTGCTGTTCGTTAATTATTATTAATTTAATTGTGCCGCTTTCTGCAGTTTCTGTTCCCTTTCTGAGCTGATTCAGTTTGCTGATTCCAGGAAATGACGGTGCATCAAGGTTTAAACCTCAATACACCGTTCGTTTTTTTAAGCGATTATTTGCGGGCGCGTAACAATTTCAGTATTTGTTACTTTGTGTTTTCTGTATACAGGTACGCCAACTTAAATTGTTTGTTATAAGCATCGTACGATGAAAGCTCACTATCACTTTTAAACAAACTCTCCACTGCGTACATAAATTTTTGATTTTTAGCGTAAACACTTTCCAGGTTAGCGATGGTTAGTGATAAGATAGGGCTTGAGGCGCTTTCGCTAAAGTAAAACAGCTCAATTGGTTTTGGTCCCTTTCCCTGCAGCACCAATGATGTTTTGCTATAGATAATGATCCCATTACTCGAAAGTATCTTGTACTCACCTTTGTTAAAGAGACGAAAATCTTTGTCGTCTTTGCGGTATCCAAATACTTCACCTTTGGCTATTGCTTGCTTTTCACCATTGTGAACTAACAGCACTTTACTGCTGCCCAACAAGCCGTTTACTTTAATTTGGTCATTACTCGCGTTATAACTTAACTTGTGGTTCAAATAATCCTGGGTTGTTAGGTATAGTCCGGTGCTTTGGCCATTGGCGGCAGCATTTTGGATAAATAATGCCATCAATGGCAGAGCTATTATTAATTTTAAAGTTTTCATTTTGATTTAATTTTATTGTTAAACGTTTTGTTAATTATTGTAGACCCTGGAATTTGCCGGGACTCCGTTCTTTTAGAAATCAAGTGCCATTTCCAGCTAATGGGACTTGATTGTATTGTTTTAAAATCTTGCTATCAAAGCAACTATAACCCTGCTATCAGAGTTTACTAAATCATACGGAACAAAATTGGGGTTAGCTACTGTTTGGCCCGATGCGTTAACTATGGTTGGCGGGTTTGGGATGTATGAGTTTGTATTGAAACTGGTTTGAGGGTTAGTTTGATAACCATTTCCACCCGGCCCTGTTGTAACGCCGTTTGGCCCATCAAAATAAGGGATGTTCATAAAGCGGTGCACAAATTCAAGACGAAGTGTCATAAATTGATTGGGACTATAGTCCAGGGTGGTAGAGGCATCCCAACCGGCCATTTTCGCACCGGGTGTGGAACCGGCTATAAAGGAGTCGGTAGCAAGCCCGGGAGGTACTACTGATAAATAATGGCTTGGGTTAGACATAACCCCGCCACCTATGGTCCAACCCCATTTAGCCTGATCGCCAAACCACATCCGGTTATATACCATAGCGCTCAGGAAGTTAGAGGCGTTTGCCCCAAAGGCCGAGTAAACTACATTTCCGGGAGCTGTACCACTCTGAAAGCCGAAGTCGGCAGTGGCAGAGAATGCCATACGTTTGATACCGGGGCCTGTTTTATTTGCACGATCGAGATATAAATATTCGATCGAGTTGTCGGTATGGTACCTTTTCACATCCGGCGCGCCGGCAACATCTGTTCCAAAATAATTATTGGAGATGATCTTAGTACGTTGGTTAGGTTGGTTTACAAATGCAAAACCGAGGCCTGGCATTTTATTAAACATGCCATAGGATTGCCATCCGTTGATAAACCAAAATTCGAGTTTGGTTTTTACACTGGGAAACATCTGAACGCGGATACCATTAAAGAACCATGGTGTGTTGTCGGAAGTATAAGATGGTTGATAAGACCAGTTCTCAAAGTTGTTGTAAGACATCAAACCTATGTATGACATGAAAATACCCATATCAACGTTGATACCATGCATTGCGTCAAAATGATAACCGGCATAACCTTCGCTTATGTAGCGAT
Proteins encoded in this window:
- a CDS encoding YobI family P-loop NTPase — protein: MRDFLNSRIRVFIKGLQKKIVRLELRLSKENPDNPRCFDDLTPIDNADEQSVYLDALQWALTNPKIKNIALSGPYGSGKSSIVKTFEKKNPGYHYLNISLAAFQEDDIRTALPGAEEKNAVPAELGKVMETKVESNEVSRTKEKRAEEQRLIELSILQQMFYRVKETEIPDSRFNRIRSLSRLKLTYLVFIVIIFTLSISIVFFPKFFDRFSGWQALYKNNTNLILLAAVLSLISGTIEFLIYIFRLFNTSKFNKLNIASGSIEINPKSETSILNKHLDEILYFFEVTRYNVVVIEDLDRFNDPEIFTKLRELNILVNNSRQINRRIIFIYAIKDDMFRDKTRTKFFDFIIPVIPVINSSNSFEIMLRKIRNPGLSLQISETFLSDITLYVDDMRALKNIFNEFIIYKDNLEGINVKHEKLLGIIIYKNIYPDDFASLHRGEGLIYRAFVKQADVVGQITKGHLEKIDVLDQKICDLKLISQKNTNELRASYLFEIMLRVPNATSLKIKNDNISFQDLRSDPKQFAQLTKVADINYYYTNQHSNQIQSTNTGIAFQTIEKTVNSEYTYAQRLDLVETMLQHGSGEIVKEIERLHGEMEAVQSMPLRELLEAYPTSVDHFEPEFRQRKLLVYLIREGYIDEMYPSLISYFYEGSLLVKDMEFLMSVKNRESLPFTSPLDKLPAIMSRLRTEEFKRESILNYNLLDFLLRNESLYKARFDLYFLMLASEHPKSVAFIDGYIENGRELPRFFNLICRAWPNIWTYIYNHYQDKKNAYLKLIIQYADSEDYVNLDHNALLSSYITEKADFLDLLTGEGSLPKMRSIISELQIKFKRLTIPEATDELFTFVYQNDYYELNRNMITLILARKGTETEFDQTSSNYTAIQHSGCENLIAYVDSDIQRYVDTIILGSPLNINEAEHWIVELTEKDELSLESKILLLQQQEHIFDDIVVVEPEFWPELIAASKVRATWQNMLEYFETTGDLDRVLTGFLNAEKNYTELSSKRIDTVSGKPKDLLYKISRLLVLSTEISEQAYPYLVRSIPYYYPASLKITTLSAQKVAVLILLKTIRLTKEYFNIVNDQFPGSRADFLIKNIEEFLKLPEDYPVTAEDFVKILNAEEVSEKQKLKIVPLVGADLVEEEKELADQLMLLLIKNTTLAVEDDLLENVLRYGAPPHRKVKLFQTSLNKFSHSQITAFLSVLGPPYSGIAIKRKRPLLVESDENVAIVTQLKSVKYISNYKIEKEGIRVITKNN
- a CDS encoding ankyrin repeat domain-containing protein, which gives rise to MKIVFSIIVLVLVTTTSFCQDLNEQLYKAVSNKDSLSVQNLLIKKADANFKKKTGGFLEISMLILAVQNNDLSDVKLLVGRGAEVDWRDAFKTTALMYAANKGNKDIVIYLIKSGADVKAKDEQGNSVLSAAEEGKNDEVIGLIKSLVNKK
- a CDS encoding efflux RND transporter permease subunit, with translation MNNFLRGLIGFSLKNKYLVLFLSGVLIVAGVITFRQMPIQAYPDVTSTQIVVISQWPGQSAEQVEKLVTIPLEIALNPVQKKVSLRSITVFGLSLIKVEFEDGVADPEGRQQIMNLLGNADLPSGVSPSVQPPTGPTGEVFRYTLKSSVRDPTELKTMQDWVIDRRLRAVPGVADVNSFGGKTKMYEVKVDPGKLASLGITPLDVFTALQKTNVNVGGDVINQNNQAFAVRGIGLLQDIHDIENVIVSNNNGVPLLVSDVATVALSNVPRLGWIARDNAIIRKDGKRETADEEDVVQGIIVIRKDANPTEVTNAVKEEIDNINNNVLPADTKMVPFYDRTNLIDYATHTVLHNLIEGILLVTLLVSLFMFNWRTTLIVAIIIPMSLLFAFICLHLMGMSANLLSLGAVDFGIIIDGAVVMVEGMFVVLDHKAREIGVDRFNKMVKTDLITDNGTQFGKTIFFAKVIIITGLLPVFAFQRVEGKMFSPLAYTLGFALLGALITTLTLVPVLISLLLNKNVHEKRNPFVHHLTAIMLSGFTKAFKYKKTVVTLSLVAMAIGLYSFRFLGSEFLPKLDEGSIWLRVELPYSISLDRSVELAKQIREKLLTFPQIQAAISQVGRPDDGTDVQGFYIEEFNIKLYPEDDWKPKITKDELIKQIIAKFPNLDLNFSQPIEDNVDEAISGVKGSICVKIYGDSLSYSEPKIGEIYKILKGVRGMDDLGIIKNTGQPEVDITLDQRKMAQYGVATADANTIIAMAIGGQTASTLYEGVRTFDIRVRFPEGYRKTPEDIGNLLVPTASGTRVPIKEIATITKKTSLCYLLREGNERYATLKFAVRDRDMGSTIAEAQQKVNAKVKLKRGYRMVWRGDFENQQRAEKRLSLVVPISLALIFLLLFVMFRNFKDASLVFLNVPFAIVGGIIALMVTGTNFSISAGIGFVALFGICIQDGVLLITVFKQNLEIMKGQPQSLYTAIKLGVNSRIRPVMMTALMAAIGLLPAAISHGIGSESSRPLARVVIGGILCAMVFSLWVFPLIFGWAYRKSDETTR